A portion of the Candidatus Goldiibacteriota bacterium genome contains these proteins:
- a CDS encoding DMT family protein codes for MKTVLLLVISNIFMTFAWYGHLKFKDHPLFKVILISWIIAFVEYCFQVPANRIGHGQFSATELKTIQEVITLIVFAVFSIFYLKEPMRWNHAAGFALIVLAVFVIFKEW; via the coding sequence ATGAAAACCGTACTGCTTCTTGTAATTTCCAATATATTTATGACCTTTGCCTGGTATGGGCACCTTAAATTTAAAGACCACCCGCTTTTTAAGGTTATTCTTATAAGCTGGATAATAGCATTTGTGGAGTACTGTTTTCAGGTGCCCGCAAACAGGATAGGGCACGGGCAGTTTTCCGCGACCGAACTTAAAACTATCCAGGAGGTAATAACATTAATTGTCTTTGCGGTATTTTCGATTTTCTATTTAAAAGAACCCATGAGATGGAACCATGCGGCGGGATTCGCGCTTATTGTACTGGCTGTTTTTGTGATTTTCAAGGAGTGGTAA